One window from the genome of Streptomyces sp. NBC_00287 encodes:
- a CDS encoding GntR family transcriptional regulator — MTETAHTSTSPPGKQMLSEQVYAHIRDAIMRGDHAPGDALKPQELAKEQGVSLAVVREALVRVVGEGLADRLANRGFAVPAFSDRRWQEIAEARRTIEPVLLRMSVERGDVDWEARVRAAHHRLARTPAYEPEEGDYYSSAWSEAHRVFHRTLLEGCGNPVLLETFDRMWTASELARRWSAHHNPDRDHVGEHRRLEEAALARDADTAAEVLTQHLTQTAAVLTGRAHHEPTKKA, encoded by the coding sequence ATGACCGAGACGGCCCACACCTCGACCTCGCCGCCGGGGAAGCAGATGCTCTCCGAGCAGGTATACGCACACATTCGGGACGCGATCATGCGCGGAGACCACGCCCCCGGTGACGCCCTCAAACCGCAGGAGCTCGCCAAGGAACAGGGCGTGAGCCTGGCCGTCGTGCGTGAGGCGCTCGTTCGGGTGGTCGGCGAGGGTCTCGCCGACCGGCTGGCCAACCGCGGGTTCGCCGTCCCCGCCTTCTCCGACCGCCGCTGGCAGGAGATCGCGGAGGCTCGCCGGACCATCGAACCGGTCCTGCTGCGCATGTCCGTCGAGCGCGGGGACGTCGACTGGGAGGCCCGCGTACGAGCCGCCCACCACCGTCTGGCCCGCACCCCCGCGTACGAGCCCGAGGAGGGCGACTACTACAGCAGCGCGTGGTCCGAAGCACACCGGGTCTTCCACCGCACCCTGCTGGAGGGGTGCGGCAACCCCGTGCTGCTGGAGACCTTCGACCGGATGTGGACCGCGAGTGAACTCGCCCGCCGCTGGTCGGCGCACCACAACCCCGACCGGGACCACGTCGGCGAGCACCGCCGACTGGAGGAGGCGGCGCTGGCCCGCGACGCCGACACCGCGGCCGAGGTACTGACCCAGCACCTCACCCAGACCGCGGCCGTACTGACCGGCCGCGCCCACCACGAACCCACGAAGAAAGCCTGA
- a CDS encoding SDR family NAD(P)-dependent oxidoreductase codes for MSKKWTTANIPDQRGRVAVVTGANTGLGYETAKALAERGASVVLAVRNAKKGEQAAARMTGDVTVQALDLTSLDSVRTAAAALRSRLDRIDLLINNAGVMYTPKQTTRDGFEMQFATNHLGHFALTGLVLDLMLPVPGSRVVTVSSTGHRIRAAIHFDDLQWERSYSRAAAYGQSKLANLMFTYELQRRLATHGTTVAVAAHPGMSSTELARNIPAAFRLPLTWLAPLITQKPAMGALPTLRAATDPAALGGQYYGPGGRNEVMGHPRLVTSSPESYELAVQQRLWAVSEDLTGVKFPVVQSRQNSFPSGSAITM; via the coding sequence ATGAGCAAGAAGTGGACGACGGCGAACATTCCGGACCAGCGCGGGCGGGTGGCCGTGGTGACCGGGGCCAACACCGGACTGGGGTACGAGACCGCCAAGGCGCTCGCCGAGCGCGGGGCGTCCGTGGTGCTCGCCGTGCGCAACGCAAAGAAGGGCGAACAGGCCGCCGCCCGCATGACCGGCGACGTGACCGTGCAGGCGCTGGACCTGACCTCGCTCGACTCCGTCCGGACCGCGGCGGCGGCGCTGCGGTCCCGGCTCGACCGGATCGACCTGCTGATCAACAACGCCGGCGTGATGTACACCCCGAAGCAGACCACCCGGGACGGCTTCGAGATGCAGTTCGCCACCAACCACCTCGGCCACTTCGCGCTCACCGGGCTGGTGCTGGACCTGATGCTGCCGGTGCCCGGCTCGCGCGTGGTGACGGTCAGCAGCACCGGCCACCGCATCCGGGCCGCGATCCACTTCGACGACCTGCAGTGGGAGCGGTCGTACAGCCGGGCCGCCGCCTATGGTCAGTCCAAGCTGGCCAACCTGATGTTCACCTACGAGCTGCAGCGCCGGCTCGCCACGCACGGCACCACCGTCGCGGTGGCCGCGCACCCCGGCATGTCCAGCACCGAGCTCGCCCGCAACATCCCCGCGGCCTTCCGGCTTCCGCTCACCTGGCTCGCGCCGCTGATCACCCAGAAGCCGGCGATGGGCGCGCTGCCGACCCTGCGCGCCGCCACCGACCCCGCCGCGCTCGGCGGCCAGTACTACGGTCCCGGCGGACGCAACGAGGTCATGGGCCACCCCCGGCTGGTCACCTCCAGCCCGGAGTCGTACGAGCTAGCCGTCCAACAACGGCTGTGGGCCGTGTCCGAAGACCTCACCGGGGTGAAGTTCCCCGTCGTTCAGTCCCGGCAGAACTCGTTTCCCTCCGGATCGGCCATCACGATGTAG
- a CDS encoding YbhB/YbcL family Raf kinase inhibitor-like protein, with amino-acid sequence MSANDPFARLPEAASFTVTSATVTDGAAWSPEQFSGIFGVPGGKDVSPQLSWSGAPEGTKSYAVTVYDPDAPTGSGFWHWAVADIPATVTELPEGAGDDTGSGLPEGAFQLPGDARAARFIGAAPPAGHGPHRYFVVVHALGVESIGVAADATPAVLGFTMAGHILGRAVLTATAETRA; translated from the coding sequence ATGAGCGCCAACGACCCCTTCGCCCGCCTCCCCGAGGCGGCCTCCTTCACCGTTACCAGCGCCACCGTCACCGACGGTGCCGCCTGGTCGCCCGAGCAGTTCTCCGGCATCTTCGGCGTCCCCGGCGGGAAGGACGTCTCGCCGCAGCTGTCCTGGAGCGGCGCCCCGGAAGGCACCAAGAGCTACGCCGTCACCGTCTACGACCCCGATGCCCCCACCGGGTCCGGGTTCTGGCACTGGGCGGTCGCCGACATCCCCGCCACCGTCACCGAACTGCCCGAAGGCGCCGGCGACGACACCGGCTCGGGCCTGCCCGAGGGCGCCTTCCAGCTGCCGGGCGACGCCCGCGCCGCCCGCTTCATCGGCGCCGCCCCGCCGGCCGGGCACGGCCCGCACCGCTACTTCGTCGTGGTGCACGCCCTCGGCGTCGAGTCCATCGGCGTCGCAGCCGACGCCACCCCTGCCGTCCTCGGCTTCACCATGGCCGGCCACATCCTCGGCCGCGCGGTCCTGACCGCCACCGCCGAGACCCGCGCCTGA
- a CDS encoding MerR family transcriptional regulator, with product MTVTVAAAERLIRIGEVARGAGVSVRAVRYYEQQGLLVAERSPSGQRLYRQDAIALVRFFQQMFAVGLTSRRIAELLPCWDSGHTDAEQRAMLRAERERIQAKIDDLQAALDHLDEVIAITDTHP from the coding sequence ATGACTGTCACAGTGGCCGCGGCCGAGCGGTTGATCCGCATCGGCGAGGTGGCACGAGGTGCCGGCGTCTCAGTGCGCGCCGTGCGCTACTACGAGCAGCAAGGGCTGCTCGTCGCGGAGCGCAGCCCGTCCGGTCAGCGCCTGTACCGGCAGGACGCCATCGCCCTGGTCCGCTTCTTCCAGCAGATGTTTGCCGTCGGCCTCACCAGCCGAAGGATCGCCGAACTCCTGCCGTGCTGGGACTCCGGGCACACCGACGCCGAGCAACGAGCCATGCTGCGAGCCGAACGCGAGCGCATCCAGGCCAAGATCGACGACTTGCAGGCCGCCCTGGACCACCTCGACGAGGTCATCGCGATCACGGACACGCACCCGTAG
- a CDS encoding SDR family oxidoreductase, which translates to MDINNSVALVTGANRGLGRAFSQRLLERGARKVYATARRPQTVDLPGVEVLPLDITDPASVKAAAEAAPDVSLLINNAGINTGTDLVTGSLDAVRHELETNLFGHLGMIREFAPALANNGGGAIVNVLSAMSWFGVKGANAYHLTKAAAWAMTNGVRLELAEQGTLVTAVHLGLADTDMAAGWPVDKIAPSDLADAALDGVETGSAEVLADQWSRDVKSRLPLTPEEFNAAMDRALAALMAA; encoded by the coding sequence ATGGATATCAACAACTCCGTCGCCCTTGTCACCGGAGCCAACCGCGGCCTGGGCCGCGCCTTCTCCCAGCGCCTGCTCGAACGGGGCGCCCGCAAGGTCTACGCGACGGCCCGCCGACCGCAGACCGTGGACCTGCCCGGGGTCGAGGTACTGCCCCTCGACATCACCGATCCCGCATCCGTGAAGGCCGCCGCCGAGGCCGCCCCGGACGTTTCGCTCCTCATCAACAACGCGGGAATCAATACGGGGACCGACCTGGTGACCGGTTCGCTGGACGCAGTGCGGCACGAGCTGGAAACCAACCTGTTCGGCCACCTGGGAATGATCCGGGAGTTCGCGCCGGCGCTCGCCAACAACGGCGGGGGCGCAATCGTCAACGTCCTCTCCGCCATGTCGTGGTTCGGGGTCAAGGGCGCCAATGCCTACCACCTGACCAAGGCCGCCGCCTGGGCCATGACCAACGGTGTCCGCCTGGAGCTCGCCGAGCAGGGCACGCTCGTCACAGCGGTACACCTCGGCCTGGCCGACACCGACATGGCAGCGGGCTGGCCCGTGGACAAGATCGCTCCGTCGGACCTGGCCGACGCGGCGCTCGACGGTGTCGAGACGGGCTCCGCCGAGGTCCTCGCCGACCAGTGGAGCCGGGACGTCAAGTCCCGTCTGCCGCTGACACCGGAAGAATTCAACGCCGCAATGGACCGCGCCCTGGCGGCACTGATGGCAGCCTGA
- a CDS encoding alpha/beta fold hydrolase → MAAAAFGALLLSGTCTSAAQDRQAAAPTGGSGGPPSAEGSGGLPAAGESGGLSGAVACPGLDGFTCATLTVPLDHSGRAPGRLGLKVAMADNAKAPRGVLLFLTGGPGQPGVPYVARLRQKLAPVLKDYRLVMVDQRGTGGGALQCPDLQRQMGSSDLTPPTEQAVTDCATALGPDRRYYGTNDTVADLELLRRALGARKMTLDGVSYGTYTAERYALAHPGHVARLVLDSVVPQTGYDPMDRAALRAAPRVLTQACEAIACTTDPAADLAEVVDTYDNGVDVLDALTTWGFVDPDYRAMIEALHEAANGDPAPLRRLITGTRQGSAATAEELSQGLHAATLCLDGRYPWGRSDAPVAGRADALAKAAARLTPADYGPFDAATATGNGSMLSCLYWPSTPAPPLPSAHRRLPAVPVLLLGGDRDLSTPVEWLYDQKRLTPRARVVVVPGAAHSVQSRATSDVGREAVHDFLLGR, encoded by the coding sequence GTGGCGGCCGCCGCCTTCGGTGCCCTGCTGCTGTCGGGCACCTGTACGTCGGCCGCCCAGGACCGGCAGGCCGCGGCGCCGACCGGGGGGAGCGGGGGACCCCCGTCGGCCGAAGGGAGTGGGGGACTCCCGGCAGCCGGGGAGAGCGGGGGACTCTCCGGCGCCGTGGCCTGCCCCGGTCTGGACGGTTTCACCTGCGCCACCCTGACAGTCCCGCTCGACCACAGCGGCCGCGCCCCTGGCCGGCTCGGTCTGAAGGTGGCGATGGCGGACAACGCCAAGGCCCCGCGGGGCGTCCTGCTCTTCCTGACGGGCGGCCCGGGCCAGCCGGGCGTGCCGTACGTGGCACGCCTGCGCCAGAAGCTGGCCCCGGTGCTGAAGGACTACCGCCTGGTCATGGTCGACCAGCGAGGTACAGGCGGCGGCGCCCTGCAATGCCCGGATCTGCAGCGGCAGATGGGCTCGTCCGACCTCACCCCGCCCACCGAGCAGGCGGTCACGGACTGCGCGACGGCTCTCGGCCCCGACCGCCGCTACTACGGCACGAACGACACGGTCGCGGACCTGGAACTGCTCCGCCGGGCACTGGGCGCGCGGAAGATGACCCTCGACGGCGTCTCCTACGGCACGTACACCGCCGAGCGCTACGCCCTCGCGCACCCCGGTCACGTGGCCCGCCTGGTCCTGGACTCGGTGGTCCCGCAGACGGGCTACGACCCCATGGACCGCGCGGCCCTGCGTGCTGCGCCGCGGGTGCTGACCCAGGCGTGCGAGGCGATCGCCTGTACGACGGACCCGGCGGCGGATCTGGCCGAGGTCGTCGACACGTACGACAACGGCGTGGACGTCCTGGACGCGCTGACGACCTGGGGGTTCGTGGACCCGGACTACCGGGCGATGATCGAGGCCCTGCACGAGGCGGCGAACGGCGATCCGGCCCCCCTCCGGCGCCTGATCACCGGCACTCGCCAGGGCAGCGCGGCGACCGCGGAGGAGCTGAGCCAGGGACTGCACGCGGCGACCCTGTGCCTGGACGGCCGCTACCCGTGGGGGCGTTCGGACGCACCGGTGGCGGGCCGCGCGGACGCCCTGGCCAAGGCCGCCGCGCGGCTGACGCCCGCCGACTACGGTCCCTTCGACGCCGCCACGGCGACCGGCAACGGCTCGATGCTCAGCTGCCTTTACTGGCCCAGCACCCCGGCACCCCCGCTGCCTTCAGCCCACCGCCGCCTTCCGGCCGTACCGGTGCTGCTCCTGGGCGGCGACCGTGACCTGTCGACCCCGGTGGAATGGCTCTACGACCAGAAGAGGCTGACCCCACGAGCCCGTGTGGTGGTGGTCCCGGGCGCCGCGCACTCGGTACAGAGCCGGGCGACGAGTGACGTGGGCCGCGAGGCGGTGCACGACTTCCTGCTGGGACGCTGA
- a CDS encoding TetR/AcrR family transcriptional regulator gives MTFQRARTEEQREMRRRAILDTASAMLDEMPVAAVTLNELSRRVGLAKPNVLRYFESREAVLLELLDHFLQEWLTELAGELAAGIDKNLPMAERAAAVAEILSRSLSSRVVLCDLFGAQGSVLEHNVSVEVVARYKRASLDRLTTMTALLLKYLPELGENATLFSLQTMVMAGALSAYSTPPPSLQAAYQAEPDLARFHLELKDSLKLALTATLLGVLPRR, from the coding sequence GTGACTTTCCAGCGGGCGCGAACCGAAGAGCAGCGGGAGATGCGCCGACGGGCGATCCTCGACACGGCGTCCGCGATGCTCGACGAGATGCCTGTGGCCGCGGTCACCCTGAACGAGCTCAGCCGCCGGGTAGGCCTGGCGAAGCCGAACGTGCTGCGCTACTTCGAGTCTCGCGAGGCGGTGCTGCTGGAACTGCTGGACCACTTCCTGCAGGAGTGGCTGACGGAACTGGCAGGCGAGTTGGCGGCCGGCATCGACAAAAATCTACCCATGGCCGAGCGAGCGGCAGCGGTGGCCGAGATCCTCAGCCGCTCACTCTCCAGCCGAGTGGTGCTGTGCGACCTCTTCGGCGCACAGGGCAGCGTCCTGGAACACAACGTCTCCGTCGAGGTCGTAGCCCGCTACAAGCGCGCCTCCCTGGACCGCCTGACAACCATGACCGCCCTGCTCCTGAAGTACCTGCCGGAGCTGGGCGAGAACGCAACACTGTTCAGCCTGCAAACCATGGTCATGGCCGGCGCGCTGTCGGCGTACAGCACACCCCCACCCAGCCTGCAGGCGGCCTACCAGGCCGAGCCCGACCTGGCCCGCTTCCATTTGGAGCTGAAGGACTCCTTGAAGCTGGCCCTGACCGCAACCCTCCTGGGCGTGCTACCCCGCCGCTGA
- a CDS encoding VOC family protein: MSPGNQAAENEAAAPMAAGARLEAMRRRVRLSRLAVWTVIAAGPIALGVAITSTPTTVEAATPDEPAAAVRTTAVAADPAGYAQLFVSTWLRSSADAVTTAQARLAQSMAPDIELPEPPTGPPPGPGGPPSPSCRADWTAPGLHGDERMAALEAECERLVGLGATRLRRDEPAPPTSAGYIVMADPEGNEFCRD; the protein is encoded by the coding sequence ATGTCCCCTGGCAACCAGGCCGCGGAGAACGAGGCCGCTGCTCCGATGGCGGCAGGCGCCCGGCTGGAGGCGATGCGACGCCGGGTGCGTCTTTCGCGCCTGGCGGTCTGGACCGTCATCGCGGCCGGCCCGATCGCCCTGGGCGTCGCCATCACCTCCACCCCGACCACCGTCGAGGCGGCCACCCCGGACGAGCCCGCAGCCGCCGTTCGCACGACGGCGGTTGCCGCCGACCCGGCGGGCTATGCGCAGCTGTTCGTCAGCACCTGGTTGCGCAGCAGCGCGGACGCCGTGACGACTGCGCAGGCACGGCTTGCGCAGTCGATGGCACCGGACATCGAACTGCCCGAGCCGCCCACCGGGCCGCCGCCCGGGCCGGGCGGGCCACCCTCGCCGTCCTGCCGCGCGGACTGGACCGCGCCCGGCCTGCACGGCGACGAGCGGATGGCTGCCCTCGAAGCGGAGTGCGAGCGCCTCGTCGGTCTCGGTGCCACCCGCTTGCGCCGCGACGAGCCGGCGCCTCCTACCAGCGCGGGCTACATCGTGATGGCCGATCCGGAGGGAAACGAGTTCTGCCGGGACTGA
- a CDS encoding metal-dependent transcriptional regulator, with protein MSRLIDTTETYLRTTLELEEEGTVPLRVRIAERLNQSGPTVSQTVARMERDGLLHVALDRHLELTPEGRRLATRVLRKHRLAECLLVDVIGLEWEQVHAEACRWEHVMSEAVERRVLKLLNHPTESPYGNPIPGLQELGEKSTVDPFPDESMVRLSDLKPGPNGASAVVRRIRELIQTDPQLMYTLRHAGVQPGAVVTVTSLPGGVIVGNGGEAAELTTQTAAHVFVTKR; from the coding sequence ATGTCCCGACTCATCGACACCACGGAGACGTATCTCCGCACCACGCTGGAGCTCGAGGAGGAAGGCACGGTCCCCCTGCGCGTCCGCATCGCCGAACGTCTGAACCAGAGCGGCCCCACCGTCAGCCAGACCGTGGCCCGGATGGAGCGCGATGGTCTGCTGCACGTCGCGCTCGACCGGCACCTGGAGTTGACGCCGGAGGGCCGCCGGCTCGCCACGCGCGTGTTGCGCAAGCACCGGCTCGCGGAGTGCCTGCTCGTCGACGTGATCGGGCTGGAGTGGGAACAGGTGCATGCCGAAGCCTGCCGCTGGGAGCACGTGATGAGCGAGGCCGTGGAGCGGCGCGTGCTCAAACTGCTCAACCACCCCACCGAGTCGCCGTACGGCAACCCGATCCCGGGCCTTCAGGAACTCGGCGAGAAGAGCACCGTGGATCCGTTCCCCGACGAAAGCATGGTCAGACTCAGCGACCTCAAGCCCGGGCCGAACGGCGCGAGCGCGGTCGTACGGCGCATAAGGGAGCTGATCCAAACCGACCCCCAACTGATGTACACCCTGCGGCACGCCGGGGTGCAGCCCGGCGCGGTCGTGACCGTGACGTCATTGCCCGGCGGCGTGATAGTCGGCAACGGCGGGGAGGCCGCCGAACTCACCACGCAGACTGCCGCGCACGTCTTTGTGACCAAACGCTGA